The Thermostichus vulcanus str. 'Rupite' genome includes the window AGCGTTCACGGTTTTGAGTGGTATCTAAGCTTAGAACGCTGGCTCCCCCTTCATCTCTTCAATCTCCAAAACTACCGCACAGCAAGGCACCCAGCTATCTGTAAGCAGCTTTTGTCAGTCAATCAGGTTTGAACCTGATCCCCCTCTTGGAAAAGTTTCAGGTTCTTTGGATTCCCCTCTCGATGACTTGCGAAATGAGTAGTTTCCCAATTTTATGTGGAGCATAAATCATGTTAGATATATCCTTCGATTTAAACAAAATAGGGAATGGTGTTATTGCTTTTGATCAGGAAACATATATGATCTCTCGGATTGATGATGCAATTCAATCGTATTTCAGAAGATATGATCATATGGGATATGAGTTAGATAACTACTTTGCCAACACAAAGAAGATCAGAACAAATGTCTCTCATCAGGATAAGCCCAACTGGTTTAATCAGAAAGGGATCCCTTGCTCTGTCCTTGCACCAGAAACTAACGGTTGGCAGACTGGGCGAGTGAAAGTAAAACTGCAAGTGACGCTTGAGTTTTACCCAGACAATCCAGAATCATTCATGGAAATTCCTGCAGAGAAAGATGAGTTGCATTTAGAGAATGGATCGCCTTTGGATGATCTACGTGTCATGGAAGAACAGTGAGAATGAAAGAAAAATATGGTGGGCAGAGAATCCTCATCCCTGCTGTTGTGAGAGAATATATCTTGCAAAGAGATGGGTTTCGCTGCTTGAGTTGCGGGAAAACTGCTTCCCAAGCAAAACTTCAGATTGATCACATTGTTCCCATCGCTCATGGGGGGAGCAATGATATCAGCAACCTACAAACCCTTTGTCGGGACTGTAACTTAAGGAAGAAAGACCGCCTGGATCCTCGATTTCGCCAACACTTTCGACTTTAATTTTGATCCTAAAGCGAGGGCGGATAAGTCAAAAACGGCATTGGGACTAAAGTCCCATGCACCAGTCCAACCTGAACTTCTAGGCCCTCTTTGGGTTCAAACTTCGTGCGAATGTATCCCAAGCCTATGTAGCCTTTTGAAGTTAAACCTACACTGGTCAAAGAGCCAATTTTATCCTCTCCATGCCAGATTTCTGACCCAGGTTCAGCTGTGCCACGCAAATGGATGCCCCAAAGAGTTTGTCGAATCCGCTTATAGGTGACTTGTTTAGCCAACACTTCCTGGCCAATGTAGCAACCTTTCGAGAGAGAAATGGCCCGCCAAAGTCCAGCCTCCAGGGGGTTGTAATCGGCGGTGAGCTCTCGGTCTGCGGCTGGGCGACCCGCTTCAAGGCGTAATTGTTCCCATTGCTCAGCTCCCCCGAGTTCCGCCCCAGCTTGCAGCAAACACTCTTGAAGGGGTGCTTTCCCGCTCAGCTCACCCCAAAGCCTAAAGCCCTGCTGTGTTAGGCCCGTCCCGCAAGCCAGGTGAACCCGGATCCCCTCGAGCTCCACCTGTCGGTGTTCATATTGTTCATTCGGGATTTGCTCCGAACCCATTAACCCTTGCAGTACCGACTTACTTTCGCTGCCCAGCAACACAAATCCAAAGGTCTGTTCCGTCTCGTCTGATAGCTGTGCTCCCCTGACGAACGGTAACATCCGCCCCAAGCTTTGAATAAGCGGGCTGCGTCGCTGCGGGGAAGTCCAGACCCAGCAGTTCTCTTCTCCTACATACACCGTGGTCAAATCCAGGATCCCTGCCGTGGGAGTGACAAAGACAGTCTCTGCTCCCTGTCCGGGTTTGAGGGCCTTGAGATCTTGCGTGCTTTGGTTGTGCAGGTACTCTAACCCAGGGGATCCCTTCATGTGCAGGCGACCCCAATCCGAATGGTCAAACAGCAGGGATCCAGTCCAATCCTCTCTTAGCTGTGCAGTGGGTGCTCCAGAAAGCCGAGACATGACTCACCCCAAATCCACATGGATCAGTATCGTTCTCTTTCATTCTCACCATTTCATCATTGATTAATTGACACTCCCCCGGTTAGAAACCGGGGGATTCTCCCTTCTAGCTCCCCACAGCTTGAAGCTGTGAGGGATTCATAGCACTCCGTGCCGTGCAGAGCACGAGGGAGTTCAGGGGATTGCCAACTACCCCATCCCCTGAGCCGACCCTACCTATTACGGGCAGGGCTTCTTTTAGACTCAAAGGACACGAAAACCCGTCCCACTGGGCAATGTTCATGACGCTCCGCGTCTTGCGTAGCAAGATTGCGGCATTCCAGTCGG containing:
- a CDS encoding KGK domain-containing protein; the protein is MLDISFDLNKIGNGVIAFDQETYMISRIDDAIQSYFRRYDHMGYELDNYFANTKKIRTNVSHQDKPNWFNQKGIPCSVLAPETNGWQTGRVKVKLQVTLEFYPDNPESFMEIPAEKDELHLENGSPLDDLRVMEEQ
- a CDS encoding HNH endonuclease, translated to MKEKYGGQRILIPAVVREYILQRDGFRCLSCGKTASQAKLQIDHIVPIAHGGSNDISNLQTLCRDCNLRKKDRLDPRFRQHFRL
- a CDS encoding YgfZ/GcvT domain-containing protein, which translates into the protein MSRLSGAPTAQLREDWTGSLLFDHSDWGRLHMKGSPGLEYLHNQSTQDLKALKPGQGAETVFVTPTAGILDLTTVYVGEENCWVWTSPQRRSPLIQSLGRMLPFVRGAQLSDETEQTFGFVLLGSESKSVLQGLMGSEQIPNEQYEHRQVELEGIRVHLACGTGLTQQGFRLWGELSGKAPLQECLLQAGAELGGAEQWEQLRLEAGRPAADRELTADYNPLEAGLWRAISLSKGCYIGQEVLAKQVTYKRIRQTLWGIHLRGTAEPGSEIWHGEDKIGSLTSVGLTSKGYIGLGYIRTKFEPKEGLEVQVGLVHGTLVPMPFLTYPPSL